In Rhineura floridana isolate rRhiFlo1 chromosome 22, rRhiFlo1.hap2, whole genome shotgun sequence, a single genomic region encodes these proteins:
- the GNG3 gene encoding guanine nucleotide-binding protein G(I)/G(S)/G(O) subunit gamma-3 isoform X2: protein MKGETPVNSTMSIGQARKMVEQLKIEASMCRIKVSKAAADLMTYCDAHACEDPLITPVPTSENPFREKKFFCALL, encoded by the exons ATGAAGGGTGAAACTCCAGTGAACAGCACTATGAGCATTGGGCAGGCCCGGAAGATGGTGGAACAGCTGAAGATTGAGGCCAGCATGTGCAGGATAAAG GTCTCCAAGGCTGCGGCTGACCTGATGACATACTGCGATGCCCACGCCTGCGAGGACCCTCTCATCACTCCCGTGCCCACCTCTGAAAACCCATTCCGAGAGAAGAAGTTCTTCTGCGCTCTACTCTGA